In the Colius striatus isolate bColStr4 chromosome 3, bColStr4.1.hap1, whole genome shotgun sequence genome, CAGTTATTGGTGTGTGACGAGAGCAGAAGCTGGTTTGGAGGATTTTTATGTAAGATGGGCTTTCTTTTGTCTAAATGCTGCCCTCTTGagggttttcattttaaatgaagagAGCAGATAAGTGCTGAATATGCCATGTTTCGGTGGGTTAACTGATCTGTATTGGAAAGCACCTTTGCCTTGAGAAATATGTCagtgaagaaaatgtttgtgcAAGAAAAACAATGTTTAAATGTGTACATGTTCCCAGCTGTTCCTTTGAAACCCTTGCCTAATGCTCAGCGTGACCTCACGTCAGCTTCCTCCATGCTTTTGTCTCCCAGCTTTGGGGCTGTTTGTCTTCTGGGTGTTTATCTGGACCTGTTTGGCAACACTGAGTCAATGTCTGGCTGCTGTTAATGGTGAAGGAAGAAGATCAGTGTAAATCACTGAGCCCTGGAGAAAGTAGCATGTGAAATGGCTTCTGCAAGCACTCAGTAACTTGAGTTACTTTAGGTCTCTTGGGGAAAGAGGACATACGAGTGTAAAAGCTTGTGGGGAGAGAAAGATGGCATCATCTCAGGGACGTTGTGAGACCATTTTTGTTTAACCACCCTCAAGCTGGCTGTGGTCTGTTCTGTGGTGTCCCTGCCTTGCTCCCCACTCTCTTCCCCATCAGCCCTAGGCTGCTGTCTCAGCTCGCACCCCTCTATGGTGTAGTTAATTTTGGAAATGGTCTTTCCACAAAACCTGGTACCATGACAGAATCATAATTCAATTGCCATTGCATTTAGAGCTTTGTGGCTATGCTGTGTTTTGACATGTacattaaaatatgtaaataaaaggATATTCAAATTCTAAACTTCGTGGTGCTCACGTGTGCTTACAGATGCGAGACGTGCTCACCGAGTCTTCCCTGGACTTGGTGTTCTGTCTGCTCATTTGTACTGGTGGCATTATGGCATTGAAAAATAACACCTGGCGATCAGTTGGTATTTAAGCAAACGTCGAGTTTATTGCCACCACGGGTTCCTGATGTTCCTCAGCAGCCTCTGGGCAGCACAGAGCCGACCCTGCTCATCCTGTCCAGGGCCGAGTGCCTCCCCCAGCACAAGCACCAGGATGCTCGGCCTCAGCACTCACGGGCGGGgcaaaaaaggaaggtttttggggagagggagaaaactgGCTGAAGctgaagaggagagaaaaagggaaagagaagtttAGGAAGAAgagcctggagagaagaaagaacggcttaggaggagctggaaggaaGGCTTCAGGTAGGGCCGGGAAGCCAGGCTCCGCCGCCGGGGCCGGCCCTTGGGCCGCGGCCCCCCCGAGCGCCGGTGCAGGCGGCGGGGCGGAAGCGgaagcggcggggcggccgggccgggcctggcgaggcgaggcggcggcggcggccatGGCGGCGGGCGGGCAGGAGGGCGGCTGCGAGCACTACCGGCGCGGCTGCCTGCTGCGGGTGAGGCAGCGGTGGCGGCAGGGGCGGGGGCAGGCGGGCCGCCGCGGCGGGCGCTGAGCTGTGCCGTGCTTCCGCAGGCGCCATGCTGCGGGAAGCTGTACGCTTGCCGGCTGTGCCACGACGGCGCCGAGGAACACCGGCTGGACCGCTTCCGAGTGTCGGAGGTGCAGTGCACCCGCTGCCGCCTCCTGCAGAAGGTGGGCCGGGGCGCCGCCATGTTGGGGGGCGGCGCCGCCATGTCGTGTCTGGGGGGGTGGGGGCTCGGGCGCGTAACTGAGGGCAGTCTCCCCGGTGCCTCTTCCCGGCGCAGGCCCAGCAGCGCTGCGAGGGCTGCCACAGCCTCTTCGGCGAGTACTACTGCGGCATCTGCCACCTGTTCGACTGCGACAAGAAGCAGTACCACTGTGCCGAGTGTGGCATCTGCAGGTGTGTGAGGGAGCGGCGGGCGGGAGGGAACCTCGGCCCTGCCCCGCCGCTCTGAGGAGCGAGGGGGAAACCGGCTTTGGGCTGACGCTTTTCTCCTCAGGATTGGTCCAAAGGAGGATTTTTTCCACTGTTCGAAATGCAATTTGTGCCTCAGCTTGAGTCTTCAAGGGAAGCACAAGGTAGGAATAAACTGGTTAACTCTTAAATCTTGAAAAAAAGACACcttgaaaatgaaagctgatGGTGTCACAGCTCCATCCAAGGCCATATGGACAGGGGGAAGTAGCAGGTTCTCTTTAACTGCTTCTGACAACAACATAGAATACTCCTGGACTGGCTTGGCTAGCAGTTGAAGCTACAGGCAATAAACATCTCATTTTCAAAGTAGCTAGTAGTTGCAGATCTGACAGTCTGTAAGCTGGAGTTCTTTTCCTGCTGTGGTATGGGAAAAGCTAGTCAGCTTGCCACAGTGGGAGATCTGAGAGCCCTTTTCTTACATACGCTTTCAAGCTGTTTGTTTGTCAGTATGCTAAGCCAGAACTTTGAACCTAAATGCAAATAGTAACATTTCATATGTCTTTTATTACCATACTAAAGGAATTTGGGGATTTGGGAACTGCAAACATCCATGCAGTAGAATaactttttggttttctctttGCAAAGTGTATTGAAAATGTCTCCAGGCAGGACTGTCCGATATGTTTGGAggtgagctgctgctttttgtctCTTGGATTCACATGTGGCTATACTTTGACTGTGTTTGAATGGggtttttattaatattttttggtCTTTTGTCTGACACTTGCCTCGAAACAGGATATTCACACATCTCGTGTTGGAGCTCACGTTCTGCCATGTGGCCACCTTCTCCACAGGTAAAGCACGCAGCTACTCCAGAAAGGGACATAGCTGACGCTTTTTGTTTGACATTTGTTCAGCAGCACAACAGGCCTAGTTAGTCTCTGTCAGCTACTTAGAACTGGCTTCTAAGGGACCCATATGGTAGGGGATAGTCTGTTTCATCAGGAAGCACTTTCTTTAGAAAGATTGTCTTCCTTGCGCGGTAAATTTTGGCAGTGTTGGAGGGATCTGTGTAGCACTTGTTCTGAGTTTTCCCACGCTGGATTTCCTTCTGTTAGTACTTAAATGTCAAGAAACCTGGAGAGAAATCTGTCCTTGGTGCAGAAAGCAGTTGGCCAGTTGTTTTAAGAGGTTGGTGGCAGTTCATCAGTTAAGGTTTAGACTCTTCCCTTAAAATGGCTCTCCAAGACAATGGAGCGCTCTGTTGCGCTCCAGAAGCTGCCAGCTCTGGTTCTTTGGAGGAATTGTTACTACGTTTCtctttattttatctttctgcttGTGACTTGTGTTACGGATGTAGCATTTTGTTACTCCCTTggctctctttccttctctccgcATTGTCTCTGTGTGCTAAATGAAtggtctctgtgtttgatgttgGTTTCTCAGGCTGAATCTTCCTTCAACTCCTGTCCGTTGTAAACTTACCTTATGATGCATCACACTCCATTTTTCAGCAAACTTGGACCACCCAATCCTTGTCTTAGTCTTGACTCGGCGCCCTCACGTTAGAAGACCTTAGAGTAGAATCAGATGTGCTTTGTCTCCAGATTTTTGTCTAAGTAGCCACTGAGAGTTGGGAAACTCTCTTCTCACTTGGGCTCGGGGcattttttaacatctggttTTGGTGATAGCTGTGttaattttccctttgttcagTCCAAATGTGTTACTAGGTGGTAAGTGCATTCTTCTTATTGAGCTTCtcattgtgttttcttttcagaacatGTTACGAGGACATGCTAAAGGAGTAAGTATTTCTAAACTCTCTTAATATTGTTGTAGTCCAAACAGACTACTTCAGGAAGCAAAGATCATGATGCTAATCCTGTACCAAACAACTCCTAAAGAGAAAAGGAGCTTTAAATTTCAACTTCTGTTCACAAGaactttttttgtgttgtttctcTTTGACTGGGATGATAAGAAACTTGTCTTTTTGAGTGGACTTGTTTCATGCCATCACTCCAGCTTTTCTGATTTagacttttgggttttttctgctttctgccagAGGTTACAGGTGTCCTTTGTGCATGCACTCGGCTTTAGATATGACAAGGTACTGGCGTCAGCTGGACGATGAAGTAGCACAGACTCCTATGCCCACAGAGTACCAGAACATGATGGTGGAGGTAAGAGATGTGACCTGCGCTGAGAACTCTGTTCCTGGCAGACCTGTGCCTCTGGTTACTAGCAGCAGAGGGCACTAGGAACTTGTCCTGAATCAGAAGTCAGCCTGACAGTTAGGGAATGCTGAAGAAATGTCCTGTAGAGTATTCATCTACTGGATTTATAACACTAAAAAAAAGCACCTCCCATctgcactgggaaaaaaaaaaaccaacccaaccccAAAAAACAGAGCCTCTTAGTGTTGTAGTGtcacagagcagaaaaatgGCTTGTTCTTTGGAAGTATCTTGCTTTCTGTGGTACTGTGAGGTGCTAGACACGGTGGTTTGCTGCAGAAATACTCAGCTACTGATTTGTGCAAGGTTAGCACAGAgacttctgctgcctttctttgTGTTACCTGGGAACTGTGAGACTGGTTGTTCTTTACAGGTAACACTGAATTGCACAGCACTGGTCATTAATGTTTAGTTCCTTCTGTTAGCTTCCAGACAACTCATCCTACCAACTTTTGGAGTCaagatatttgaaaaaaaaagtctttattgCCCGTTTTCGCAAGAGCACTCACATGCCTCTCTCATTTTCAGTGGAGGGTTTCTGTGGTGGTTTACTGCCTCAGGAGAAGAACCCAAAGCCTGTCTATCTCTGACATAAGTAAGGAGTCCCCTTGCCATACTAAAAGTAAATTCTCTGTGATTATACAGTGTGATCTGAGCAGTTACAAATGGAAAAGTGAAATTGATCCTGCTGCCTTCAAAAGGAAGTTACTCCCTGCTTTGCGGTTTCAAGAAATGTGGTGGTAGTATTT is a window encoding:
- the RCHY1 gene encoding RING finger and CHY zinc finger domain-containing protein 1 — its product is MAAGGQEGGCEHYRRGCLLRAPCCGKLYACRLCHDGAEEHRLDRFRVSEVQCTRCRLLQKAQQRCEGCHSLFGEYYCGICHLFDCDKKQYHCAECGICRIGPKEDFFHCSKCNLCLSLSLQGKHKCIENVSRQDCPICLEDIHTSRVGAHVLPCGHLLHRTCYEDMLKEGYRCPLCMHSALDMTRYWRQLDDEVAQTPMPTEYQNMMVEILCNDCNARSTVQFHLLGMKCKNCDSYNTAQDGRCRLPLEEQ